CTGTGATATTTGTCAGTTGGTATGCCCTTATAATCAAGGTAAAGATTTCCATTTACACCCAGAAATGGAGCCTGACCCAGAAGCGGTTCAGCCTTTATTAAAACCCATGCTACAAATGTCAAATCGTGAATTTAAAAACCAATTTGGGCATATGGCTGGATCTTGGCGTGGGAAGAAACCTTTACAGCGAAATGCCATAATAGCTTTAGCCAATTTTCGTGATCAAACAGCCTTACCTCAATTAATTGAGCTGTTAGAAAAAGATCCGCGACCAATGATTCGTGGAACAGCAGCCTGGGCAATTGGTCAAATTCAACGATATTATAATGCTGTTTTAGTTGAATGTGTGGCCGAGCAATTGGCTAAAGAAACCGAAGCTGAGACAATTGAAGAGATGGAAAAAGCCTTAGAAACGCTTAAAAACAAACGACTTCCACGGGCTAATCGTTAAGAAAAAGAAGGAATTTTATGAGAAACCATATTGTTTTGTATGAACCTTTAATGCCGGCTAATACGGGTAACATCGCCCGTACATGTGCAGCAACCAACACGGCATTACATTTGATTGAACCTTTAGGTTTTAGTACAGATGACAAAATGTTAAAACGAGCGGGCTTGGATTATTGGCATCATGTGGATATAACTTACCATGCGTCATTGGATGCCTTTTTAGAAACTATTCAAGAAAGTCCTCTATATCTTATTAGTAAGTTTGCCCCACAAATATATAGTGAGGCAAATTTAGCCGCTGACCACATTACGGATCAGTATTTTATTTTTGGAAAAGAAACGACCGGCTTACCGATTGAATTTATGGAAACTTATAAAGACCGTTGTTTACGTATTCCGATGAATGATGAGCATGTAAGGTCACTGAACTTATCCAATACGGCTAATATTATTATTTTTGAGGCTTTAAGACAACAAAATTTCCAAGGTTTAGAAAAAGTTCATCATTATGATGATACTGAAAAAGCCAATCAATTAAATTGGTAAATGGCTATTTGGTTGACAAAGGAATTTAATCTTTTATAATACAAGTTAAGAATGAATAGTAGCTGAAGCGTTTGTTTAGAGAGATGATGGTTGGTGCAAATCATTTAAATTAATCAGTGAATCCCCATTTTATGTAGCCTATGAAAACTTTTTTGATTAAATAGTGCCGGTGTCCCCGTTATCGATATAGAGTGTAGACATTTATTTAGAATGTTTAAAATCGGGTGGTACCGCGAAAAAGAGCCTTTCGTCCCAAAAAGACGTAGGGCTCTTTTTATATTTTAGGAGGGAAAATTATGTTAGATCGTAAATTGTTGAGAGATGAATTTGAAAAAACGGCTGATATTTTGGCAACGCGCGGAGTAAAACGCGAAACCTTAGATGAATATCGTCAATTGGATCAAGAACGTCGTGACTTAATTTTGAAAACCGAGCAAGCTAAACAATATCGTAATACCACTTCGCAGGAAATAGCCCAGCTGAAACGCAACAAAGAAAATGCAGATGCAAAGATTCAGGAAATGCAAACGGTAGGGGATACGATTGCTCAACTTGACAAAGAATTAGCTCAAGTAACCGAA
This window of the Fundicoccus culcitae genome carries:
- the trmL gene encoding tRNA (uridine(34)/cytosine(34)/5-carboxymethylaminomethyluridine(34)-2'-O)-methyltransferase TrmL — encoded protein: MRNHIVLYEPLMPANTGNIARTCAATNTALHLIEPLGFSTDDKMLKRAGLDYWHHVDITYHASLDAFLETIQESPLYLISKFAPQIYSEANLAADHITDQYFIFGKETTGLPIEFMETYKDRCLRIPMNDEHVRSLNLSNTANIIIFEALRQQNFQGLEKVHHYDDTEKANQLNW